CCTCCTCCGAGGGGAGAGCCTGCGGATGCGCACCCCCCGACAGACCGCCCTGGCCCTGGGGGCGGGTGTCGTGCTGGCGGGGCACTGGTCCGCCTTCTTCCAGTCCATCCAGACCTCCACGGTGGCCGTGGGAACCCTCACCTTCGCCACTTTCCCCCTCTTCGCTGCCTTCCTGGAACCCCTGATCTTCCGGGAGCGCCTCCGCCTCCGCGATCTGACCACCGCCTCGGTCCTGATCCTGGGGGTGGCCATCCTGGTCCCCCGGGCGGACCTGGGGGACGCCATGACCCGGGGCATCCTCTGGGGGATGCTGGGAAGCCTCTCCTTCGCGGTGCTCTCCCTGATGAACCGCTCCCTGGTGCGGGACAACCGGGGAACCCTGGTGGCCTTCTACGAGCAGGGCGCCGCCGCACTGGTCCTCACCCCCCTGGTGCTCCTCCGGCGGGACCCCTTGCCCCTGCCGGACCTGGCCCTCCTGGCCCTGGTGGGGGTGGTGTTCACCGCCGGGGCCCACTCCCTGTTCATCGGGGGCATGAGGAAGGTGACCGCCCGGGCCGCCGGGGTCATCTCGGGGCTGGAGCCGGTGTACGCCATCCTGGGGGCCCTGGTCCTCCTGGGGGAAACCCCCAGCCTGCGGGAGTGCCTGGGCGGGGCGGTCGTCCTGGCAGCCGCAGCAGCCTCCTCCCTCCGCTCCGCCCGGGAGTCGGGGGGCTCCCCTTCCCCCGCCGTTTCCGCTACCCTATCCCCTCCATGGCGGCTTCCAACTCCGCCTCAAGGCTCCCCTTCCCCCGCCGTTTCCGCTACCCTATCCCCAAACGACCCTAAGGAGGGATCCCCATGAATCCTGTGCTTCAGGCCATCCACAGCCGCCGCAGCACCCGGGCCTACCGCCCGGAGCCCCTGAAGGCGGAAGAGCTGGACACCATCCTGGAGGCGGGGCTCTACGCCCCCAGCGCCTGCAACGGCCAGCCCTGGCACTTCACGGTGGTCCACGACCGGACTCTGCTGGACCACATGAGCGAGGTGTGCAGGACGGGCATGGCGGCCAGCGGGCAGGACTGGATGGTGTCCATGGCGAAGAACCCGGAGTTCCACGTGTTCTACCGTGCCCCGCTGGCGGTGGTGGTCTCGGGGCTCAAGGACGGACTGTGCCCCCTGGTGGACACCGCCGCGGCCATCCAGAACATGCTCCTGGCGGCGGAAAGCCTGGGCATCGGCTCCTGCTGGCTGGGGCTGGCCCGGTTCTTCTTCGCCTCCCCCCAGGAGGTACGCAAGCTGGACATCCCGGAGGGATACGACCCCCTCTACGCCGTGAGCCTGGGGTACAAGGCGGGACCCGACGCCCCCGCCCCGGCCCGGAAGGGACGCCCCATCCGGCACCTCTACGCCCCCAAGGCCTGAGGAAAATCCGGGAGAAAACACAGGACGAAGCGCAGCGCAAGGCCAGGGCCCCGGACGACCTCCGGGGCCCTGGCCTTGCGCTTTCCGCAGGTCTTCGAGAATGGGGCCTACTTCATCTGCACCCCGATGCCCCGCTCCTCCGGCGTGCCGGGGATGAGGCTGTCGCAGAAAGCGGCACAGATCCCCGCCACCGCCATGGGGGTCTTCAGGATGGCCCAGATCATGCCGCCGAAGGTGACCAGGGCCTGTCCGTAGGCGGGATTCATGAAGAGGGCCTGGTTCTTTTCGATCCACCCGGGAAGCCCCAGGGCCATGAGGAAGGCAAAGCCCACGATGACCACGTTGCGCTGCGATCCCATGTCCGCCCGCATGAGCACCTGGATCCCCAGGGCGCCGATGATGCCGAACAGGGAGATGTAGGCTCCCCCTATGACCGGGGAGGGCATGGTGGCGATGAGCCCCCCCAGTTTGCCGATGAAGGAGAGGAGGATGAGGATCACCGCTCCGGTGCGCACCACGTGGCGGCTGGCCACGCCGGTGAGGCCGATGAGCCCGATGTTCTCGGTGTAGGAGGTGGTACCCACGGAGCCGAAGATCCCCGACAGGGCGCAGTTGAAACCCTCCGCTCCGATGCCCCGGCTGATCATCTCCGGGGTGGGATCCTCCAGCCCGGAGACGTAGGAGCAGGAGTGGTAATCCCCGATGGACTCGATCATGACGGCGAAGAACCCCGCCAGCATGGCGCCGAAGGCCAGGAAGCTGAACTTGGGAACCCCCCAGGGCATGAAGACGTTGTACCGGATCCAGGGGGCGGCGGCCACCTTGCCCAGGTCGATGTAGGCGGGGTGGGTGGGACCGAAGATCCCCGCCAGAGAGGCGGCCAGGCAGATCAGGTAGGCGATGACGATGGATGAGAGGATCGCGAAGATGTTGGCGTACTTGTTCTTGCTCACCAGGCTGAAGAACATGATGAGGGCCACCACCAGCAGGGAGATGGGCCAGTAGTTGGCCGCGTTGAATTGGATGGCCACCGGGGCCAGGGAGAAGCCGATGGCCATGATGACCGGGCCGATGACCACGGGAGTGATGATCTTCCGGATATACCCCACGATCTTGCTGTACCCCAGGAAGGAGAGGAGCAGCCCCCCGGTGATGAGCCCTCCGCCCACGTACTGCATGATGACGTTGGGCCCCATCCCCTTGTAGGCGCCGATGACGGTCATGATGGAGGGGATGAAGCTGAAGCTGGAGCCCTGGACGATGGGCAGCCCCGTGCCCAGCTTGGGGGAGGTCTGGATGAGGGTGGCCACCCCCATGCCGAAGTACACGCAGGAGATGAACGCCCCGATCTGGAGGGTGTCCATGCCCATGGCGGGACCGAAAATGAGGGGCACCAGGGTGGTGGCCCCGAAGAGGGTGAGCACGTGCTGCGCCCCCGCGAGGATCATGATGGGTGTCGGGGGCTTGTCGTTCAGGCCGTACACGATCTGTTTGCGTGCCATGTCCGCACCTCCTGATGGATTGGGTGTTGTTCCCGAAAAGAAGAATCCCGATCCCTTGCCTTCCTACCGCCTTCTCTGGCCGGGCACCTCCCCTCCCCTGGGCTCCACCCCTCGGACGGGAACCCGAAGGTCCACGTCCCGGCGGAATCCCCCCAGGTCCAGGGACCGCACCGCCGGACGGGTCTTCAGGGCCGCGACGCCGCGCCGCACCGCGTAGAGGCAGTCGCTCTCCCGACGGATCGCGTCGAACTCGTCCTCCGCGTCCCACACCGCAAAGTTGGCGGGCTTGCCCGCCTCGATGCCGTACCGGCCCTCCACCTGCAGGGTCTTGGCGGAGTTGGCAGTGATCATGTCGAAGAGGGCGAAGATCTGCTCGTAGCCGCTCATGTGGGCGGTGTGGAGCAGCAGGTTCGCCGCCTGGAGCATGGACCCCTTCCCCAGGGGGTACCAGGGGTCCATGATGGAATCATGTCCGATGCACACGTTGATCCCCCGGGCATGCATCTCGTCCACCCGGGTGTGCCCCCTCCGGCGGGGGTAGCCGTCGGTGCGGTTCTGGAGCACCGAGTTGTCGAAGGGGTTGGTGATGAAGTTCATCTTCGACCGCTCGGCGATGCCCAGGAGCTTGAAGGCATAGTCGTTGTGGTAATTGTGCATGGCCGTGGCGTGGCTGGCGGTCACCCGTTCCCCCATGCCCGTGGACAGGGCCCGGGCCGCCATCACCTCCACGAACCGGGACTGGTCGTCCCCCGTCTCGTCGCAATGGATGTCGATGAGGGCGTCGTGCTTTCGGGCCAGCTCGAAGGCCAGCTCCACGTCCCGCACCCCGTCCTCCCGGGTGAGTTCGTTGTGGGGGATGCCCCCCACCACGTCCGCCCCCATGTCCAGGGCCCGGCGCATCAGGGCCTCCCCCTCCGGGAAGGTGAAGACCCCGTCCTGGGGGAAGGCCACGATCTGCACCTCCACCAGGTCCTTCACCCGGTCCTTCACCTCCAGGAGCGCCTCCAGTGTCAGGAGGGACGGGTCCGTCACGTCCGCGTGGGTACGAATAAACTGCACCCCCTGGGCGAACTCCCACAGCACCGCCTCCACCGCGTTGTCCACCAGTTCCTTGCGGGTGAGGCGGGGCTTGCGCTCCCCCCAGATCTGGATGCCCTCCAGCAGGGTGCCGGAGGCGTTGAAGCGAGGGTCCCCCACGGAGAGCACCGCGTCCAGGTGCAGGTGGGGGTCGCACAGGGGCGGGGTGGTGAGGTTCCCCTCCGCGTCGATCTCCTCCCGTCCCTGCTCCTCCAGGGCGGGACCGATCTTCCGGATGATCCCCCCGTCCACGGCGATGTCCGTCCGTTCCTCGGCCCCCCGCAGGCGAGCGTTGCGCACCACCAGGTCCAGCATGCCCTTCCTCCTCCTCCTTCTTCCGGGATCAGCAGCCCGGTTCTTCCGCCGGCACCGGAGCGGGGCCGTGGAGCAGCCGGTCCGCCGCCGCGTAGACCAGCGCCGCGACCACGATGGCGTTCAGGGGGGCGACGCTGAAGGTCCCCACCGGGGGGGAGAATTGGGACGCGGCGATGGCCACCCCCCAGGCGATCAGGGCGGCCCCGTTGACGGAGCGGAAGGGGTAGTCCTCCAGGGCTGGGTAGCGCCCTCGCCACTTGAGGAAGAAATCCCCGATGAGGATGCCCCCGATGGGGGGCAGGGAGACGCTTAGAAACACCAGCCAGTTCACGAAATGGTTGTAGAGGAAGTGGGCCAGCAGGGTCCCCGCGGCACCCGCCAGGATCGTGAGCCGCCTGCGCTTGCCCCCGGTGATGTTGGCCAGTCCCAGACCGGAGGCGTAGAGGGCGTTGTCGTTGGTGGTCCAGATGTTCAGGGCCAGCAGGGCGATGCCGCCCCCCAGAAGGCCCTGGGCAGCCAGGACCTCCGACGTGTCCGCCACCCCCGTGGCCATGGCCCCCAGGGCGCCGAAGAAGAACATGAGGCTGTTGCCGAAGGTGAAGCCCACGGCCGTGGCCCCCACCCCGCCGGTCCGGCTGCGGGAGAAGCGCACGAAGTCCGGGGTGAGGGTGGCGCCGCTGATGAAGGACCCCACCCCCAGGGCCACCCCCTTGGCGAAGGTGAGGGGCTTGGAGGGCTCCACGGCCAGGAGGGCCGCAAGCCCTCCCGCGTCGGCAAACGCCCGGGCCATGGACCAAAACCCCAGGAAGAGGATGGCGGGGACGGCGATCCAGCTGATCCACTCGATGGCCTTGAACCCGATGACCACCGTGCCGGTCATGAGGACGCCCCCCAGCAGGATCAGGGGCGTCAGGGGAACCCCCAGGAGCTTCTGGATGGGGTAGGCGAACATGGCCACCCCCACGCCGAACCAGCCGATCTGGGTGAGGGCCAGCATGAAGGAGGGCAGCTTGGAACCGAAGGTTCCGAAGGCGTGCCGGGCCAGGATGTGGGTGGACAGGTTGGTGGCGGAGGCAGCATACCCCAGAAAGGCCCCGTAGACCCCCAGGATCAGGTTCCCCGCGAGGACGACGACCACCAGGTCCGGCCAGAGACGGAACCCCGTCCCCAGCGCCCCTCCCGTCCACATGCTGGCGGCGAAGAAGGTGAACCCCAGCATCACCATGGACATGGAGAGGAAACCGCGACGCTCCCCCTCCGGCACCGGGGTCAGGGCATAGTCGTCGTGCACGCTCTCCCGGGTCTTTTGCGCGGACATCCCGCCACACCCCTTCCTTGGGTTCCCCACAAGCAGGCTCCGGGACGGGAGAGCCCCCGCCCCGAAGCCCGGAGTTCAGCTTACAGCCATTCCTTGATGGCGCTCTTGTAGCTCTGCTCCTGGGCGTAGGGATACTCCCAGAGGTCCGTCTCCCCCCTCTTGCCCATCTGCACGGCCTTGTACACCCGCTCCTTGGAGAAGGGATAGGTGTGGATCCGCACCCCCAGGGCGTCGAACAGGGCGTTGTCGATGGCCGGGGCCGGGGAGATCATGGAGTGTTCCCCGATGCCCCGGTTCCCGTAGGGGGACAGCTCCTCCGGGGTCTCCTCCCAGAAGGCGTCGATGTCCTCCGGCACGTCCATGGAGGTGGACATCTTATAGTCCGTGAAGTCCGGGGTCAGGAGACGTCCCTTCTCGTCGTAGTACATCCCCTCCATGAGCCCCGCGGAGATGCCCTGCACCGTGCCGCCCTCGATCTGCCCCCGCACGTTGATGGGGCTGATGGCGCGGCCCACATCATACCCGGCGCTCACCCGGTTGACCACCACTTCCCCCGTGGCGGGGTCCGCCTCGATGTCGATCCCCACGGCCCCCACGGTGAAGTGCACCACGCTCTTCCGGGACTGCCCCGTCTCCGCGTCCGGGTAGGTGATGTCCGGAGGGGTGAAGGAACCGGTCCCCACCACGGGCCCGCCGTGGAGGTTCCCGTCGGGCATGAGGAAACC
The sequence above is drawn from the Aminomonas paucivorans DSM 12260 genome and encodes:
- a CDS encoding DMT family transporter, which gives rise to MTEGHRSLIRIHLAVLLFGFSGLFARLIHLPAWTITWGRVTFASLSLMVLFLLRGESLRMRTPRQTALALGAGVVLAGHWSAFFQSIQTSTVAVGTLTFATFPLFAAFLEPLIFRERLRLRDLTTASVLILGVAILVPRADLGDAMTRGILWGMLGSLSFAVLSLMNRSLVRDNRGTLVAFYEQGAAALVLTPLVLLRRDPLPLPDLALLALVGVVFTAGAHSLFIGGMRKVTARAAGVISGLEPVYAILGALVLLGETPSLRECLGGAVVLAAAAASSLRSARESGGSPSPAVSATLSPPWRLPTPPQGSPSPAVSATLSPNDPKEGSP
- a CDS encoding nitroreductase family protein codes for the protein MNPVLQAIHSRRSTRAYRPEPLKAEELDTILEAGLYAPSACNGQPWHFTVVHDRTLLDHMSEVCRTGMAASGQDWMVSMAKNPEFHVFYRAPLAVVVSGLKDGLCPLVDTAAAIQNMLLAAESLGIGSCWLGLARFFFASPQEVRKLDIPEGYDPLYAVSLGYKAGPDAPAPARKGRPIRHLYAPKA
- a CDS encoding uracil-xanthine permease family protein; this translates as MARKQIVYGLNDKPPTPIMILAGAQHVLTLFGATTLVPLIFGPAMGMDTLQIGAFISCVYFGMGVATLIQTSPKLGTGLPIVQGSSFSFIPSIMTVIGAYKGMGPNVIMQYVGGGLITGGLLLSFLGYSKIVGYIRKIITPVVIGPVIMAIGFSLAPVAIQFNAANYWPISLLVVALIMFFSLVSKNKYANIFAILSSIVIAYLICLAASLAGIFGPTHPAYIDLGKVAAAPWIRYNVFMPWGVPKFSFLAFGAMLAGFFAVMIESIGDYHSCSYVSGLEDPTPEMISRGIGAEGFNCALSGIFGSVGTTSYTENIGLIGLTGVASRHVVRTGAVILILLSFIGKLGGLIATMPSPVIGGAYISLFGIIGALGIQVLMRADMGSQRNVVIVGFAFLMALGLPGWIEKNQALFMNPAYGQALVTFGGMIWAILKTPMAVAGICAAFCDSLIPGTPEERGIGVQMK
- the codA gene encoding cytosine deaminase, encoding MLDLVVRNARLRGAEERTDIAVDGGIIRKIGPALEEQGREEIDAEGNLTTPPLCDPHLHLDAVLSVGDPRFNASGTLLEGIQIWGERKPRLTRKELVDNAVEAVLWEFAQGVQFIRTHADVTDPSLLTLEALLEVKDRVKDLVEVQIVAFPQDGVFTFPEGEALMRRALDMGADVVGGIPHNELTREDGVRDVELAFELARKHDALIDIHCDETGDDQSRFVEVMAARALSTGMGERVTASHATAMHNYHNDYAFKLLGIAERSKMNFITNPFDNSVLQNRTDGYPRRRGHTRVDEMHARGINVCIGHDSIMDPWYPLGKGSMLQAANLLLHTAHMSGYEQIFALFDMITANSAKTLQVEGRYGIEAGKPANFAVWDAEDEFDAIRRESDCLYAVRRGVAALKTRPAVRSLDLGGFRRDVDLRVPVRGVEPRGGEVPGQRRR
- the codB gene encoding cytosine permease; this translates as MSAQKTRESVHDDYALTPVPEGERRGFLSMSMVMLGFTFFAASMWTGGALGTGFRLWPDLVVVVLAGNLILGVYGAFLGYAASATNLSTHILARHAFGTFGSKLPSFMLALTQIGWFGVGVAMFAYPIQKLLGVPLTPLILLGGVLMTGTVVIGFKAIEWISWIAVPAILFLGFWSMARAFADAGGLAALLAVEPSKPLTFAKGVALGVGSFISGATLTPDFVRFSRSRTGGVGATAVGFTFGNSLMFFFGALGAMATGVADTSEVLAAQGLLGGGIALLALNIWTTNDNALYASGLGLANITGGKRRRLTILAGAAGTLLAHFLYNHFVNWLVFLSVSLPPIGGILIGDFFLKWRGRYPALEDYPFRSVNGAALIAWGVAIAASQFSPPVGTFSVAPLNAIVVAALVYAAADRLLHGPAPVPAEEPGC